The DNA region CTTCGCTAGGTTTCATTTTTCCTGCTAATACTAAACTCAATTGTTTGCGTCTTAAAGCAGCATCGTAACGTTGTTTTTCTAATTCGGTTTCAGGGATAATAGGAGCTACTTCTACTGGTTTTCCATTTTGATCTACTGCCACAAAAGTGTAAATCGCTTCGTTTGCCTTAGTCTTTACACCTGATTCTCTATCCTCCACCCAAACATCAATATAAACTTCCATAGAGCTCCTAAAAGCGCGGGAAACCTTTGCCTCAATAGTCACTACACTTCCTAAAGAAATAGCCTTAGTAAAAGCCACATGATTCACCGAAGCTGTTACGGTAATACATCTGGAATGTCTTTGACCAGCAATACTGGCCGCACGATCCATTCGTGCTAATAATTCTCCTCCAAATAAATTATGGATATGATTGGTTTCACTAGGCAAAACCAAATCGGTTAATATCGTTAAGGATTCTGATGGATGTTTAGGAGTTAAAGACATAGCTTGATGTAAAAAATTAGTTTAACCAATATACCGCCATAACTGCGGGTATGTAATAAATAACGATGGTTCTTGCTCCATCATAATCTTTGGCCAATCGCTGACCAAAAAGCATCATCAATAAAGTAATACATGAAAATACGGCACCATAAAAACCAAAGATTCTTCCATTATTTACGTACAATTCGATACAACCCACAAAACACAAAATTGTTGAAATTAACTCCATAATTACCAAATTAATTAAAGCTAATTTAACATGATTCTTTAAAATTGTTTTTGCAAAATGCCCTTTTAACCAAGTCATGTTATCTTGCCAATAAAATAATTTTTCGTAACTCGACTGTAAAAAAGTAATCCCAAAAAATACTAATAGTAAAAAAGAGGCTGGATTGTTCATAACAATTATTTTTTATGG from Flavobacterium nitratireducens includes:
- a CDS encoding acyl-CoA thioesterase; the protein is MSLTPKHPSESLTILTDLVLPSETNHIHNLFGGELLARMDRAASIAGQRHSRCITVTASVNHVAFTKAISLGSVVTIEAKVSRAFRSSMEVYIDVWVEDRESGVKTKANEAIYTFVAVDQNGKPVEVAPIIPETELEKQRYDAALRRKQLSLVLAGKMKPSEATELKALFT
- a CDS encoding DoxX family protein, producing MNNPASFLLLVFFGITFLQSSYEKLFYWQDNMTWLKGHFAKTILKNHVKLALINLVIMELISTILCFVGCIELYVNNGRIFGFYGAVFSCITLLMMLFGQRLAKDYDGARTIVIYYIPAVMAVYWLN